The Pseudomonadota bacterium genome includes a window with the following:
- the ade gene encoding adenine deaminase — protein sequence MKVSGNIVDVLNSKIFSGIIEIENDRITSITRDDKHYNTFIIPGFVDSHVHIESSMLIPSEFARLAVIYGTVATVSDPHEIANVLGIEGVRYMVENGKTVSFKFYFGAPSCVPATSFETAGASLSFAEVDNLLSHNEIKYLSEMMNFPGVLNDDQNVIKKIRVAKKYGKNIDGHAPGLRGKALEKYISAGITTDHETFQFDEGEEKLSLGMNLLIREGSAAKNFDTLSPLILKSPGQCMFCSDDKHPDDLVKEHINELVKRALRMDIDIMTALRCACVNPVIHYGLDVGLLRIGDYADFIEVDNFNMLNILRTYINGKIVAENGKTLLPHLLSVPHLNKFKAEEKEVADFAVKATGSRMNVIEAIDGQVVTGRIQVTPRFSGDNVVSDVERDILKLTVVNRYEDIKPAIGFIRNFGLKKGAIASSVAHDSHNIVAVGLTDNDICNAVNLIIKHRGGLAVVYDGFKEVLPLPIAGLMTDEDGFSVADQYSKLDKFAKHLGSHLRAPFMTLSFMALLVIPKLKLSDRGLFDGEQFKFTDLFIP from the coding sequence ATGAAAGTATCCGGTAACATAGTCGATGTCTTGAATTCAAAAATATTCTCCGGAATTATAGAGATAGAGAATGACAGGATTACGAGTATCACAAGAGATGATAAGCATTATAATACATTTATCATTCCGGGTTTCGTAGACTCCCATGTCCATATTGAAAGTTCTATGTTGATACCATCCGAATTTGCAAGACTGGCGGTAATATACGGTACTGTTGCTACAGTGTCTGATCCCCATGAAATTGCAAATGTACTTGGCATAGAAGGCGTTAGATATATGGTGGAGAATGGCAAAACTGTATCTTTCAAATTCTATTTCGGCGCACCGTCCTGTGTCCCTGCAACGTCTTTTGAGACGGCTGGTGCTTCCCTTAGCTTTGCTGAAGTGGATAATTTACTCAGCCATAATGAAATAAAATATCTGAGCGAAATGATGAATTTCCCTGGCGTCTTAAATGACGACCAGAATGTCATAAAGAAGATAAGGGTTGCAAAGAAATACGGTAAAAATATTGATGGTCACGCCCCTGGCTTAAGAGGAAAGGCACTCGAAAAATATATCAGCGCAGGCATAACTACCGACCACGAAACCTTTCAGTTCGATGAAGGGGAAGAAAAATTGTCCTTGGGTATGAACCTCCTTATTAGAGAAGGCTCTGCTGCAAAAAATTTCGATACTTTAAGTCCTCTTATATTAAAATCTCCCGGGCAATGTATGTTTTGCAGCGACGATAAACACCCGGATGATCTGGTTAAAGAACATATCAATGAATTAGTAAAAAGGGCGCTGAGAATGGATATTGACATAATGACCGCATTACGGTGTGCCTGTGTTAACCCTGTTATACACTATGGACTCGATGTTGGGTTACTCCGAATAGGTGATTATGCAGATTTTATCGAGGTAGATAATTTTAATATGCTTAATATTCTAAGGACATATATTAATGGAAAAATAGTTGCAGAAAATGGCAAAACATTATTGCCCCACTTATTATCAGTACCCCATCTGAATAAGTTTAAAGCAGAAGAAAAGGAGGTAGCTGACTTTGCCGTAAAAGCAACAGGCAGCAGGATGAACGTTATCGAGGCAATAGACGGCCAGGTAGTTACCGGAAGAATCCAGGTAACGCCCAGATTCTCTGGCGATAATGTTGTCTCTGATGTTGAGAGGGATATTTTAAAACTAACTGTGGTGAATCGCTATGAGGATATCAAACCCGCAATCGGCTTCATAAGAAACTTTGGTTTGAAAAAAGGTGCGATTGCCTCATCGGTTGCACATGACTCTCACAATATAGTAGCCGTGGGCCTAACAGACAATGATATATGTAATGCTGTAAACCTGATTATCAAACACAGGGGAGGATTAGCTGTTGTATATGATGGTTTTAAGGAAGTGCTTCCGCTACCCATTGCCGGACTCATGACTGATGAAGATGGTTTTAGTGTTGCAGATCAATATTCTAAGCTCGATAAGTTTGCCAAGCATCTGGGGTCACACCTTAGAGCCCCATTCATGACACTGTCGTTTATGGCTCTTCTTGTGATACCAAAACTAAAGTTAAGTGACAGAGGTTTGTTTGATGGAGAACAGTTCAAATTCACCGATCTTTTTATACCATAG
- a CDS encoding pyruvate ferredoxin oxidoreductase subunit gamma, giving the protein MIEVRFHGRGGQGAVTSAEIIAQAAIKKGLYAQAFPSFGPERRGAPVQAFLRVSDKPIRLRSKVYKPDHVIILDSTLLGAVNPTDGLKKEGFVIINSNKSADELKKIFPGHNIAYVDASKIAREELGVPITNTTMLGSLIKATNVVDIEALEEPIRNRFGVVAQKNINAYMRAYKDTVIIKAG; this is encoded by the coding sequence ATGATAGAGGTCAGGTTTCATGGAAGAGGCGGTCAAGGAGCAGTAACCTCAGCGGAGATCATCGCACAAGCAGCTATCAAAAAAGGTCTTTATGCTCAGGCATTCCCGAGTTTTGGTCCAGAAAGAAGAGGGGCTCCGGTTCAGGCATTTTTAAGGGTTTCTGACAAGCCTATCAGATTGAGGTCAAAGGTATATAAGCCAGATCACGTTATCATATTAGATTCAACACTGCTTGGTGCCGTAAACCCAACCGATGGTTTAAAAAAAGAGGGTTTTGTTATCATAAACTCAAACAAATCTGCAGACGAGCTCAAAAAAATTTTTCCTGGCCACAATATTGCTTATGTTGATGCATCAAAAATAGCAAGGGAGGAACTCGGTGTACCCATAACAAATACTACAATGTTGGGCTCCCTTATTAAAGCAACAAATGTTGTTGATATAGAGGCATTAGAGGAACCTATAAGGAATAGGTTTGGAGTGGTTGCACAAAAAAATATCAACGCGTACATGCGGGCATACAAAGATACGGTGATTATCAAAGCAGGATAG